ATTTGACCGAATGGTCCTGCGTCATCCGCCCGGCCAGTTCACGCGGCGAAATCAGGAACAGCATATGCCCCGGATGATCCAGCAGCGGTGCGATCTGCAAGTTGCAATGCAGCGGCGCGCGTTCGCCGGTGCCGACATCGACATCATTGACGAACAGGGGCGAGGCCGTGTCGCGCGCCCGGACAAAGGCGTCCTCCAACGGGCTGTCGATCATCACCCGTTCCCAGACCCGCTGCCCGCGGATCGACTTGGCAGAGGTGTTCAGGAACCCCTCGGCGGCGGCGTTGATCGTCAATATCGAATCCTCGGGATCCAGCACCAGCGCCGGTACCGGCAGCGACGACCAGAGCGCGGTATCCTCGACCGCCGCGATCACCGCGTCCTGTCGCGCGGCAGAGGTGCGGCCGGGGCGCGGGGTGGCGGGGTCTTGCGGGGCGCTCATGCGGCGGCCTCCTCGATCTGGCGGGGCGGGGTTTCCAGCGCCTCGGGCAGCATCCGCGCGATTTCCCCGGCGTCGGTGGCGCGCAGGATGCGCCCGCGCAGCTCCGGCGCGGTGGCGGCGCCGTCCATGTACCAGCCCAGGTGCTTGCGTGCGACGCGCAGTCCCAGATCGGCACCGTAGAACTCCAGCATCTCGCCGTGATGGCGCCGCACCATCGCGGTCAGCGCAGCCCCCTGTGGCACCACGGGCGGCGCCGTTCCGGCCAGGTCCGCCAGCACCTGCGCCAGCAGCCAGGGCCGGCCCTGCGCGCCCCGTCCGATCATCACCCCGTCCGCGCCCGACAGGCGCAGCGCCTCGCGGGCGGTGGCGGGGCCGGTTATGTCGCCATTGGCAATCACGGGAATGGTGACGGCCCGTTTCACCGCCGCGATGGCAGCCCAATCGGCACGGCCCTTGTAGAACTGGCAGCGGGTGCGGCCATGCACCGTGACCAGGGCGATCCCGGCGTCTTCCGCCCGGCGCGCCAGGTCAGGGGCGTTCCGGCTGTGGTCGTCCCAGCCCAGCCGCATTTTCAACGTCACCGGCACGGAGACGGCGCCAACCACCGCCTCCACCAGGCGCAGAGCATGGTCCGGCTCCCGCATCAGGGCCGATCCTGACAGCCCGCCCACCACCTTCTTGGCCGGGCAGCCCATGTTGATGTCGATCACGCGGGCGCCCTGCCCTTCGATCATGCGCGCCGCCTCGGCGATCCAGCCGGTGTCGCGCCCG
This genomic window from Pseudooceanicola aestuarii contains:
- the dusB gene encoding tRNA dihydrouridine synthase DusB, coding for MSFVFPLQAARSAVCLAPLAGITDRPFRDLVGRFGADLVVSEMVASQEMVQAKPGVRERAELGADQARTSVQLAGRDTGWIAEAARMIEGQGARVIDINMGCPAKKVVGGLSGSALMREPDHALRLVEAVVGAVSVPVTLKMRLGWDDHSRNAPDLARRAEDAGIALVTVHGRTRCQFYKGRADWAAIAAVKRAVTIPVIANGDITGPATAREALRLSGADGVMIGRGAQGRPWLLAQVLADLAGTAPPVVPQGAALTAMVRRHHGEMLEFYGADLGLRVARKHLGWYMDGAATAPELRGRILRATDAGEIARMLPEALETPPRQIEEAAA